The Gasterosteus aculeatus chromosome 17, fGasAcu3.hap1.1, whole genome shotgun sequence genome includes a window with the following:
- the LOC120835309 gene encoding nuclear receptor subfamily 1 group D member 1, whose translation MEHSPGGGVILYAGSSGSASPSPGSPSSGYQTQSPSSHSQPSSPEGVSFQEIGPLKQRGERRGGTPSPKLVFQFPEANNAAAAQITTASSATFSHPTVAKRPCGFTGTFTKTGGMVLLCKVCGDIASGFHYGVHACEGCKGFFRRSIQQNIHYKMCVKNENCLIMRMNRNRCQHCRFKKCLSVGMSRDAVRFGRIPKREKQRLLDEMQSYMNSLNESASMDMEVSPPTDAPCSPHGQTSDGAGPAAQSYHGDLMSRDEKPPKMAAGTSCFHNSSAQQPSLSHSSTQTHHTVLGEQAGYHVPTGCPVSAGNNNGNGAVVDNAKYTFSNQNRCPVSGRLSSQAYSANYSASDSRSQSPCPWKLNGGAKVLACPLNSCPVAPASRSSQEVWESFSQCFTPAVKEVVEFAKSIPGFQSLSQHDQVMLLKSGTFQVLMVRFCSLFDPKERTVTFLNGQTYSLASLRALGMGSLLDAMFEFSEKLGSLCLEPDEMALFMAVVLVSADRSGIVEVAAVEQLQENLIKALRSLTSSRRPDDSTLFPKLLLRLPDLRTLNNHHSDKLLAFRIDP comes from the exons ATGGAGCACAGTCCTGGTG GTGGTGTCATCCTGTACGCCGGCTCGTCCGGCAGCGCCAGCCCGAGTCCTGGCAGCCCCTCAAGTGGCTACCAGACCCAGTCTCCCTCCTCCCACTCGCAGCCTTCCTCCCCAGAGGGTGTCTCCTTTCAGGAGATCGGGCCCCTGAAGCAGAGAGGGGAGCGCAGGGGGGGGACGCCTTCCCCGAAGTTGGTCTTCCAGTTTCCCGAAGCGAACAACGCTGCCGCGGCCCAGATAACGACGGCGTCGTCCGCAACCTTCAGCCACCCCACAGTGGCCAAAAGGCCTTGTGGTTTCACGGGCACGTTCACCA AAACCGGAGGTATGGTGCTTCTGTGTAAGGTGTGCGGCGACATCGCCTCTGGGTTCCATTACGGCGTGCACGCCTGTGAGGGCTGCAAG GGTTTCTTCCGACGCAGCATTCAGCAGAACATCCACTACAAGATGTGTGTGAAGAACGAAAACTGTCTCATCATGCGCATGAACAGAAACCGGTGCCAGCACTGCCGCTTCAAGAAGTGTCTCTCCGTGGGCATGTCCAGAGATG ctgtgcgCTTTGGGCGTATTCCCAAGCGGGAGAAGCAGAGACTGCTGGACGAGATGCAGAGTTACATGAACAGTCTCAACGAATCCGCTTCCATGGACATGGAGGTGTCGCCTCCGACCGACGCCCCCTGCAGTCCACACGGCCAGACGAGCGACGGAGCGGGCCCCGCCGCGCAGTCTTACCACGGCGACCTAATGAGCAGAGACGAGAAACCGCCCAAGATGGCCGCGGGCACCTCCTGCTTCCACAACAGCTCCGCGCAGCAGCCTTCGCTGTCGCACTCGTCGACCCAGACCCACCACACGGTCCTCGGGGAGCAGGCCGGCTACCACGTTCCCACGGGCTGCCCCGTTTCCGCCGGCAACAACAACGGCAACGGCGCCGTGGTCGACAACGCCAAGTACACCTTCTCCAATCAGAATCGGTGCCCCGTCAGCGGCCGCCTGTCCTCTCAGGCCTACTCGGCCAATTACTCAGCCAGCGACTCCCGCAGCCAAAGCCCCTGCCCCTGGAAGCTGAACGGAGGGGCCAAAGTGCTG GCGTGTCCGCTCAACTCGTGCCCCGTGGCTCCGGCCAGTCGCTCCAGTCAGGAGGTGTGGGAGTCTTTCTCCCAGTGCTTCACCCCTGCTGTTAAAGAAGTGGTGGAGTTTGCAAAGAGCATCCCGGGCTTCCAGTCCCTCAGCCAGCATGATCAGGTCATGCTGCTCAAATCGGGCACTTTCCAG GTTCTGATGGTGAGATTCTGCTCACTGTTTGACCCCAAGGAGAGGACGGTGACCTTCCTCAATGGGCAGACGTACTCACTGGCATCCCTTCGGGCTCTTGGCATGGGCTCCTTACTCGACGCCATGTTTGAATTCAGCGAGAAGCTCGGGTCTTTGTGTCTGGAGCCAGACGAGATGGCTCTTTTTATGGCTGTCGTGCTGGTTTCTGCCG ATCGCTCGGGCATCGTGGAGGTGGCAGCAGTGGAGCAACTGCAGGAGAATCTAATAAAAGCTCTGCGCTCCCTCACCTCCAGTCGCCGCCCGGACGATAGCACCCTCTTCCCGAAGTTGCTGCTCCGCCTGCCCGACCTGCGCACCCTGAACAACCACCACTCTGACAAGCTCCTAGCTTTCCGCATAGACCCTTGA
- the faim2b gene encoding fas apoptotic inhibitory molecule 2b isoform X2 → MKKVCDDKEPPSYQEATAGYEEMEAQFVFDDKNIRRTFIRKVYSILMVQLLVTVAIVALFTFCAPVRFFIQTHPGLYMASYLVFFATYIALSCCGELRRQFPWNIILLVLFTLSMASMMGFVSSFYNTKSVVLCLGITAVVCLSVTIFSFQSKIDVTSCQGVLFSLCVVMLLCSITFSIVVPFGYVPWLHATYAVLGAIMFTLFLAFDTQLLLGNKRYSLSPEEYVFATLSLYLDIIYLFSFLLQIVGGGRE, encoded by the exons aTGAAGAAG GTGTGTGATGATAAAGAGCCTCCGAGCTATCAGGAGGCGACCGCAG GCTACGAGGAGATGGAGGCCCAGTTTGTGTTTGACGACAAGAACATCAGGCGGACCTTCATCCGGAAG GTCTACTCCATCCTCATGGTTCAGCTGTTAGTGACAGTGGCCATTGTTGCTCTCTTCACATTTTG TGCACCCGTGAGGTTTTTTATCCAGACCCACCCAGGCTTGTACATGGCGTCTTA TCTGGTTTTCTTCGCCACCTACATCGCACTGTCCTGCTGTGGAGAGCTGAG GAGGCAGTTTCCTTGGAATATCATTTTGTTGGTTCTCTTT ACTTTGAGCATGGCCTCCATGATGGGATTCGTGTCGAG cttTTACAACACCAAATCCGTGGTTCTGTGTCTGGGAATCACAGCCGTGGTGTGTCTTTCTGTCACCATCTTCAGCTTCCAGAGCAAA ATCGACGTCACTTCCTGTCAAGGCGTCCTGTTTTCTCTGTGCGTGGTCATGCTTCTCTGTTCCATCACCTTCTCCATTGTCGTCCCCTTTGGATAT GTTCCTTGGTTACATGCCACTTATGCTGTGCTAGGGGCCATCATGTTTACTCTG TTCCTAGCATTCGACACCCAGCTGTTGTTGGGGAACAAGCGCTACTCTCTGAGTCCAGAGGAATATGTTTTTGCCACCCTCAGCCTCTACCTGGACATCATCTACCTGTTCAGCTTCCTGCTACAGATCGTGGGAGGAGGCCGCGAGTGA
- the faim2b gene encoding fas apoptotic inhibitory molecule 2b isoform X1, whose product MKKVKVCDDKEPPSYQEATAGYEEMEAQFVFDDKNIRRTFIRKVYSILMVQLLVTVAIVALFTFCAPVRFFIQTHPGLYMASYLVFFATYIALSCCGELRRQFPWNIILLVLFTLSMASMMGFVSSFYNTKSVVLCLGITAVVCLSVTIFSFQSKIDVTSCQGVLFSLCVVMLLCSITFSIVVPFGYVPWLHATYAVLGAIMFTLFLAFDTQLLLGNKRYSLSPEEYVFATLSLYLDIIYLFSFLLQIVGGGRE is encoded by the exons aTGAAGAAGGTAAAG GTGTGTGATGATAAAGAGCCTCCGAGCTATCAGGAGGCGACCGCAG GCTACGAGGAGATGGAGGCCCAGTTTGTGTTTGACGACAAGAACATCAGGCGGACCTTCATCCGGAAG GTCTACTCCATCCTCATGGTTCAGCTGTTAGTGACAGTGGCCATTGTTGCTCTCTTCACATTTTG TGCACCCGTGAGGTTTTTTATCCAGACCCACCCAGGCTTGTACATGGCGTCTTA TCTGGTTTTCTTCGCCACCTACATCGCACTGTCCTGCTGTGGAGAGCTGAG GAGGCAGTTTCCTTGGAATATCATTTTGTTGGTTCTCTTT ACTTTGAGCATGGCCTCCATGATGGGATTCGTGTCGAG cttTTACAACACCAAATCCGTGGTTCTGTGTCTGGGAATCACAGCCGTGGTGTGTCTTTCTGTCACCATCTTCAGCTTCCAGAGCAAA ATCGACGTCACTTCCTGTCAAGGCGTCCTGTTTTCTCTGTGCGTGGTCATGCTTCTCTGTTCCATCACCTTCTCCATTGTCGTCCCCTTTGGATAT GTTCCTTGGTTACATGCCACTTATGCTGTGCTAGGGGCCATCATGTTTACTCTG TTCCTAGCATTCGACACCCAGCTGTTGTTGGGGAACAAGCGCTACTCTCTGAGTCCAGAGGAATATGTTTTTGCCACCCTCAGCCTCTACCTGGACATCATCTACCTGTTCAGCTTCCTGCTACAGATCGTGGGAGGAGGCCGCGAGTGA